From a region of the Microterricola gilva genome:
- a CDS encoding extracellular solute-binding protein: protein MRSYLTKRNRVLLGAALITVTAVALTGCGRASDTGNAAGGSGAAIDDKPATGTVELWAQGADGDKLPDMIAEFKKSNPDVEIELTKLPGDQFASKMTAAITAGTVPDLIFSYTEDQPALLNTDGFDPMPEGLVKEDDFFSAMWANSIVDDVQYGVPWYTYANVLIYRTDLAQEAGVAAAPKDWDELRTFAEDLKSNGVEFPLALAASYDKYTAAQVGVFAVQNGGSLLKADRSAWTINDPKNVEALEFWSGLIKDGLSSADGPQFLDTVPWSSQGKNAAIVDGGPWFASWFDDANGAGWGADHLAFVDNPTGPGGDQAATTGGGSWFVPKDAKNKDAAWKFSRFMSEPTSQVKWYELMHNMPALRAAWEDPALQGDPLLDAVHSALEHGVGQPNVSTWSQVGDILGKQIETVVRGDVSAQDALDAAQQQAESIGVGQ from the coding sequence ATGCGAAGCTACCTGACCAAGCGGAATAGAGTGCTGCTCGGCGCGGCACTCATCACCGTTACAGCAGTCGCCCTCACAGGCTGCGGCCGTGCATCCGACACCGGCAACGCCGCCGGCGGAAGCGGTGCCGCCATCGATGACAAGCCGGCAACAGGAACCGTTGAGCTCTGGGCACAGGGCGCCGACGGCGACAAGCTGCCAGACATGATCGCAGAGTTCAAGAAGTCGAACCCCGATGTCGAGATCGAGCTCACCAAGCTTCCTGGTGACCAGTTCGCGTCGAAGATGACCGCGGCGATCACCGCGGGCACCGTGCCCGACCTGATCTTCTCCTACACAGAAGACCAGCCCGCGCTGCTCAACACCGACGGATTCGACCCGATGCCGGAAGGACTTGTCAAGGAAGACGACTTCTTCTCAGCGATGTGGGCCAACTCGATCGTTGACGACGTTCAGTACGGTGTGCCGTGGTACACCTACGCGAATGTGCTGATCTACCGCACCGACCTCGCGCAGGAGGCCGGCGTCGCAGCAGCTCCGAAGGACTGGGACGAGCTGCGCACCTTTGCCGAGGACCTCAAGTCCAACGGTGTGGAGTTTCCGCTCGCGCTCGCTGCCAGCTACGACAAGTACACGGCCGCGCAGGTGGGTGTCTTCGCCGTGCAGAATGGCGGCTCGCTTCTGAAGGCCGATCGCTCTGCCTGGACGATCAACGACCCCAAGAACGTTGAAGCTCTGGAGTTCTGGTCTGGCCTGATCAAGGACGGGCTCTCGTCGGCAGACGGCCCGCAGTTCCTCGACACCGTTCCGTGGTCGTCGCAGGGCAAGAACGCGGCAATCGTTGACGGTGGACCGTGGTTTGCCTCGTGGTTCGATGACGCCAACGGCGCGGGCTGGGGCGCAGACCACCTCGCATTCGTCGACAACCCCACTGGCCCCGGTGGCGACCAGGCTGCAACAACGGGTGGCGGTAGCTGGTTCGTGCCGAAGGACGCCAAGAACAAGGATGCAGCGTGGAAGTTCTCGCGCTTCATGTCGGAGCCGACCTCGCAGGTGAAGTGGTACGAGCTCATGCACAACATGCCCGCGCTTCGCGCCGCATGGGAAGACCCTGCGCTGCAGGGAGACCCGCTGCTCGACGCGGTGCACTCCGCGCTTGAGCACGGTGTCGGCCAGCCGAATGTGTCGACGTGGTCGCAGGTTGGCGACATCCTCGGCAAGCAGATCGAGACGGTCGTGCGCGGCGATGTATCGGCGCAGGATGCGCTCGATGCCGCCCAGCAGCAAGCTGAATCAATCGGCGTAGGGCAGTAG